Within Paenibacillus sp. RUD330, the genomic segment ACGGCAACGCCAAGGACAACGGAATCGAGTTCGTGCTGCCGGAATGGGAGCCCTCCTGGCTCCAGGCCGTCCACTCCGTCTCCTCGGACAACCTGCCGGAGCTGCTGCTGGCGGCCATTCCCGGCTCCCCGCTGCTTGCCGTCGCCTTCCGGCGCATCGCCGAGACGTCGCTGCTGCTGTCCCGAAGCTTCACCCGCACGCCGATGTGGCAGATGAGGCTGCGCAGCGAGGAGCTGCTGCGCGCCGCCCTTCCCTATGGAGATCGCTTCCCCTATCTTGCCGAGGCGATGCGGGAGTGCATGAACGTCTACCTCGACCTCGGGCGGCTCCGAGAGCTGCTGCGGGAAATCGAGAGCGGCGGCATCGTGCTTGAGGTGGTGCATACATCCCGCCCGTCGCCGCTCGCCTCCCAGTTCGCGGCGGATTACGTCAACATGCGCATCTACGAGGGCGACGGCCTGGACGGCGCCGTCCGCGCCCAGCTGCTGCAGATGAGCCGCGAGCTCGCCGGCGAGCTGTTCGGCGCCGAGGCTCTGCGCGGCGCGGTCGCTCCCGAGGTGCTGGAGGCGGAGCGCGAGCGGCTCGGGCGGCTGGCCGGAGGCGTTCGCAGCGAGGACGATCTGTACCGGCTGCTCAAGCTGCGGGGCGATCTGGAGCCGGAAGAGCTGCTGCGGCTGGCATCGTCCGCCGTCGGCTCGGACGAGCCCGGCTTCGCCGAGCCTGACGGCCGGGCCGAGGCGGATGGCTGGCTGACCGCGCTGCGGCGCCAGGGACGAGTCGCCGCCTACATGCCCGGCGGCCCGGCCGCGGAGCGTCTCGTTTGCGCGGACGAGGCCGGCGTGTATGCGGCTTTTCCGGAAGACCAGGACTCCGTGTCGTTCATTATCGAGCGGTACATCTCCCATCTTCTATCCTTCACGGAGCAAGAGCTGGCGGAACGCTACCCGGCTCTCGGCGCCGACGGGTCCGCCAGGCTGGTCTCCCGTCTGCTGGAGGCCGACCGGATCCAGGCGGCCCCGTTCGCGGAGAAGGGAGAGCGCCTGTATGCCTCGAGCCTGATCGCGGCGCGGGTCGTCCGGCTATCCGTCCAGCATGCGCGCAGCCGCAGCGAGGCGGCCGACGCCGTCCGCTGGTGCGGCCAGATGGCGCTCCGCCAGCACGCGCTGCAGGGCAGCCAGCTGCGGGGCGAGCACGGCTTGCTGCAGGTGCTGCAGTCGCTGCAAGGCTTCTACTTCCCGCTGTCGCACTGGGAAAGCTTCATTCTGCCTTCGCGCCTCGCCGCCTACCGGCCCGAGGAGCTCGACCTGCTCTGCGCCTCCGGCGAGGTGCTTTGGCTCGGACGCAAGGAGCCGGGGGAAAAGGAAGGCAAAATCGCCTTTTTCCTGCGTGATTCCCGGGAGCTGTATGCGCCTTATTTGCCCCGGGACGACGGCGGCTCCGCCCATCCCGCCCTGCTTCAGGCGCTCAAGGCCGGCGGCGCTTCCTTCCTGACCCGGATCGCACGCGATGTCGGCCTGCCTCCTTCGGAGGCGCAGGAGCAGCTGCTCGAGCTGGTCTGGGAAGGACTGGTGTCGAACGACCAGTTCGCGCCGCTCAGGGCCGTCTCCTCCGCCAAGCCCCGCTCGCCCAAGGGCCGGCCTGGCGCCTGGGGGGGCTCCGGTCTCGGCCGCTGGTTCTGGACCGGCTCGCTGGAGGGCAATGCAGGCGCCGGTCCGGCCGAACGCCCGGCTGCGGCCGATGGATCCGCACCGGGCGGCTCGCCATCAGCCGCCGCGGCATCCGCCCGCCAAGGCGCTGCCGGAACCGCTGCCCCTCCAGTCGCCTCCCGTTCAGATTCCGGGACATCCAGCCATGAGGCGGTTCACCCTCCTGCCGCAGCTGCCGGCCGGCAGCTCGCCTATCCGGCCGAGGATTCGCCCGCGCTGCGCTGGATCAACCATTTGCTGGAGTCGTACGGGATCCTCTCGCGAGATCTGGTCGCCGCCGTCTCTCCCTTCTCCTGGGACGAGCTGCTGCCGCTGCTGAAACGTCTGGAGGAATGGGGCGTGCTCGTCCGCGGGTTCCTGATCGCCGGCATGCCGTCCATGCAATTCGCGACGCGCGAAATGGCCGAGGCGGTCCGCCATCCTCTGCCGCAGGACACGGCACGCAGCCTGACCGTCCTGTCGGCGGCGGATCCCGCCAACCCGTTCGGACTGGTCGCCGACTGGCCGCAGGAGGGGAAGGGCGTCTTCGCCCGGAAGCCCGGCAACTACCTCGTCCTGGAGAACGGCCGCTGGCTGTACTGGATCGAGAACAACGCGCGCAAGATCCATCCGCTGTCGGCTTCGGAGGGAGATCAGGCGAGAGAGGCGGAGGTTCTGCAGGAAATCCTGCGCACGATCGCCATCCGCCAAGGCCTCTCGCGCGTCATCGTCGAGCAGTGGAACGGAAGCCCCGTCGACGATACTCGGGGAGCCGGCCTGCTCCGGGATCTGGGAGCCGAGAAGGACCGCCACCGCTTCGTATTATGGAAGAGCCAGCTGAAGGCATGAACGGCCCTTGAGAGGCCTAAAAAAAGATCTTTTCCCATATCGTTCCATGTGATAGAATGAGAACAAACGTTCGAATTCAACGTTGCCTCAGGCTTAAAGCCGGCGCGGGCGGAGGAGGATCCTTCCATGGTGCCTTGCAGTGAGATCGACCAGGTCATCGCCTACATTCACCGACACCTTTTCGACCCGATGCCGCTTGCCCGGCTGGCCAGGCACATTTCCTACAGCCCCTCGCATTTCGCCCGGCTGTTCAAGGAACGCACAGGGCTGACGCCCTTGTATTACGTGTCCTCCATGCGTCTTGAGCGGTCCAAGGACATGCTGCTCCGCACCCATCTGAGCATCCGGGACATCGGCCTCGAGATCGGACAGCAGAGCCTCGGCACGTTCACGACCCGCTTCACGCAGCGCGTAGGGGTATCCCCCGCCGAATTCCGCCAGTCGGCCCTCGGCGCGGATCGGGATTTCGAGTCCCTTCGGCGGCTGGGAGACTGGCGGCAGCCTGCCGTCCCGATCTTCCGGGAGGGATGCGTGAGCGGCATCATCGAGGCCGCCGTCCCGTTCGAAGGCTTCGTCCTCGTAGGCTTGTTCTCCAAGCCGATTCCGGAAGGCCTCCCTTTGTACGGCACGCTCGTCCGCTATCCCGGCAGCTTCCGCTTCGACGGCGTGAAGCCGGGAACCTACTACCTGATGGCCACCTCCATTTCCTGGACGATGGCGGGGATGGACATGCTGCTGCCGGAGACGACCCTGCGCACCCGCAGCAAGTCCCCGCTGACCGTCCTTCCGGGCGTCCCCCTCCCGCCTCAGGAGCTGCTGCTGCATGAGCCCCGGCTGGATGATCCGCCGATCCTGGTCTCCCTGCCTCTGCTCATGAACAACTTCCTGAGCAAGGTTCGGCAAGGACTCTGATCCGAGCCGAGACATGGCCATTCGCTTGCCGGGGCGCGATCCAGAATGAACAACCCTGAAGCCAAGCCGGATGAGTCCAGCTTGGCTTCAGGGTTTAGTTTGCATGCAGACCTCTCGTTCTTCAGGCTCTTTTTTTCATGGGAATCAATCTATCGTTGCATCGCAGGACGGGTCGATCGCTGACCCGCGCTCCCCGCCGCGACGTTGAACGCACCTGGAATTCCGCCGCCCTGCATTCTCAGCGGGCGAGCCGCAGCTCCGCCACGCAGACGGAATGCGGCTTCAGCACGATGGGACCGTTCTCCGGCCAGACCCGCTCCCGTACTGTGATCCGCTCCGGCTCGAACACCGAGTTGATCGCCTCGAAGTCTTCTCCGGCGATTTCCCACAGCTTCGCCTGCAGCGGCTTGAGCTCTTCCCGGAGAGCTGCCGCATCCGCATGGGGGGCCGGCGACTCCCCTTCCCTGCCCGGCCTTCCGCCTGCCAGCGGAGCAAGCTGCGCTCCTCCTATACCCGAGCCTCCGCCTGCCAGCGGCAGCGGAGCAGGCAGCGCCCCCTCGATGCGCACTTCGGTCTCCAGCGGCTCCAAGCCCCGATTGACGAGGAATACCGTCAGAATCTCCCCGGAGCCGTCCAGGCACGCCACGGCGTCGAGAACCGGAAGCTCCCGCGCCCCCAGCCCGATCGCAGGCGCGCTCCCCTTCCAGAAATAGGTATCGCACTCCGTTCGGGCCGGAACGACGCGGGCGATGGACCGGTTCGCGTAGAGCTCCATCACATGATAGGAAGGCGTTCCGTAGATGATTCGGCTCTTGCCGCTCCATCCCGGCAGCCTGCCGCGGTATTGGTCCGAATAAACGTCTCCGACCCGGATGCAGCCGCCCAGCCAGCCGTTGACCAGATCCGAGAAGCTTCCGATCTTCACCCGATGCGACTGCCGGAGGAATTCGTTGAGATTGGCCGCATTCGCCACAGCCGCCTCCAGCGTATGCTCCTCGGGCAGCCCTTCCCGGATCGTGTTGGGGTAATACATCGTGTTGTATTCCGTTACGGCCAGCTTCACATGGGCATAAGCAGGCTCGGCATCCAGCAGCTCCGCCGTCTGCCGGATCATCTCGCGCGTCACCTCGGGGAACGCCGCCGCATGACGGTACCGCTCCTCCTTCGGCGTGCCGGGATGGATGCCGGTCGTTCCGAAGCCGTGATAGATATGGAGGGTCAGCAGATCGATCCGATGTGCGGCCTGCCGCAGCATCGCCCGGTTCCAAGCGGGATCGCAGTCTCCGCAAGCGAGCAGCACGATGCCGGAGTCGACCGCCTTCATCGCCTCGGCGAACCGCAGGTACCGCTCCGCGAACTCTTCCGCGCTGCAATGCCCATGCTGCCACGGACCGTAGATTTCATTGCCGATCTCCCAATGCTTGACTCCGAAGGGCTCCGGATGCCCGTTGCGCGCCCTTATCGCTCCATAAGGCGTATCGGCGCTGCCGTTGCAATATTCCAGCCAGGCGGCCGCTTCCTCGGGCGTGCCCGTGCCGGCGTTGACGCAGATGAGCGGCTCCGTCTCCGTGTCCCGGCAGAAGGCGATGAATTCATCCGTTCCGAAGTATTTGTTCGTCCAGCCTCCCCACGCCTCGTTGACCATGTTCGGACGCTCCAGATCCGGACCGATGGCATGCTCGAAATGATAGGCGCTGATATGGTTGCCCGCCAGCCTCATCATGCCGGGCTTCAGCCGCCTGGTCATCTCGACGATTTCCCGCTTGACGATGCCTCTGCTGTAGGAAGGCAGCATCGAGACATGGTCGAGCCATAACGTGCCCGAGCCTGTGGAATCCCTCCAGCCCTCCTCCTCGGAGGAGATGGTCAGCCGGAACTCGGCCTGCTCGGCATCCCGGGACGGCGTCAGGCTGAAGCGGTACGTTCGCCAGTTATGGCTCTCCAGCGCGACCTCGCTGCGGGCGAGCAGTTCTCCGCTGCGGGAATCCGCCAGCTCGCAGACGAAGCTCCGGACCTCGGGCATCGCCCGGGCCACGATACGTACGTTGTACGTGCTGCCGCCCTCCACGGAGACTCTCTGGCCGATGCCGCCGCGGCAGCGGTCGGCGCCGAAGACGCGGATCTTCTGGCTGTGTCCGGAATGCCTGGGCGCTGCCGGCTCCAGGGCATACAACGTGTTTTTGCCGTCCGTGACGGGATGCCAGCCGGAGGATACGCCCCCGGCCGCCTCATCCTCGAAATCCATATCCTTGAGTACGAAAGCGAGCATGGCGTCCATATGATCGCGGATATCCTCCACGAAATGTCCGAACAGATAGGGATGGATAGACGCTTCTCCCGCCGACTGCATATCGATGGAAACCGCTGCTTTTTGTCCCATAGGCTTGATCCCTCCGTTATTCTTTGATGGAACCGATCATGACGCCCTTCACGAAATGCTTCTGCACGAAAGGATACAGCAGCAGCACCGGAATGCTGGCGATGATGATCAGCGCGTATTTGATGCTCTCGCCCATGAGCAGCTTCTCCGCCATCCCGAAGCCGGCATCGTCGAGAACGCTGCTCTGGCTTACGATCAGAATTTGCCGCAGCACGAGCTGAAGCGGATAGAGATTCTCGTCCCGCAAATAAATCAGCGCATTGAAATAGGAGTTCCAATGGCCAACCGCGTAAAACAGCACCATGACCGCCAGAATAGGCTTCGACAGCGGGAGGATGACCGAGGCCAGCAGCCTCGTATTGGAGCAGCCGTCGATCAGGGCCGCCTCCTGCAGCTCCCAGGGGATGCCGTTCTGAAAATAAGTCCGCATGACGATCAGATTGTAGGTCGCGATCGCCGTCGGCACGATCATCGCCCAGAACGTGTTGACCAGGTGGAGGTCCTTGACGACGAGATACGTCGGAATGATGCCTCCGCTGAAAAACATCGTGAACGCGATGCCGAACATGAGCAGTCCGCGTCCCGGCAAATCCCGGCGTGACAGCGGATAGGCGGCGAGCGTCGTCAGGAGCAGATTGACGGCGGTGCCGACGCCGGTGTACAGCAGCGTGTTGCCGTAGCTTCTCCACACGCCTTCGTAGCCGAGCACCTCCTTGTAGGCATCCAGCGTGAAGCCCGCGGGCAGCAGCCACATCTCCCCGTCCAGCACCTTCTGCGGATCGCTGAACGAGGCGCTCAGGACGAACAGCAGCGGGTAGAGGACGACGATCAGAATCAGCCCGGAGAGGGCATAGACAGCCAGATCGAAGACGCGTTCGCCGTCCATCCGGGTACGGGAAGCCGCAGGAAAAGCGGCAGCCGGACTTTTTCTCACCATAGGCTTGTCTCCGCCTTTCTGCGCGCATACCCGTTGATCAGCACCAGCAGGGCGAAGTTGATGACGGAATTGAACAGTCCGATCGCCGAGCTGTAGCCGTAGTCGCCTTTGAGGATGCCGTTCGTGTAGACGAACGTCTGGATGACGTCGCTGCTCCCCTTGTTGAGGTTGTTCTGCATGAGGAGGATCTTCTCGAAGCCGATGTTCATGAAGGAGCCGACATCGAGGATGAGCATGATGACGATGACCGGCAGAATGCCCGGAACCGAGATATGCCACAATCTCCGCAGACGGCTTGCCCCGTCCATTTTGGCCGCCTCGTACAGCTGCGGGTTGATGCCGCTGAGAGCGGCGATATAGACGATGGACTGCCATCCCATATTTTGCCATATGTTCGAACCGATGAAAATCGTCTTGAACCAGCCTGCGCTTTCCATGAACGATACCGGCTGCCCGCCGGCTGCCTGCAGCAGCAGGTTGACGATGCCCGTCCGCGGATCCAGGAACAGCTCCAGCATGCCGACGATGACGACGGCCGAGATGAAATGCGGGATGTAGGTGACGTTCTGAAGCAGCTTGCGGAACCGGTCGCTGCGGATCTCCGTCACCAGAAGCGCCAGCAGGATCGGCAGCGGAAAGGCGATCAGGAGCCGCAGCAGGCTGATGCTGACCGTGTTCCAGAGCAGGCGCCCGAAGTAATAGGAGGAGAAGAAGCGCTCGAAGTTGTCGAAGCCGATCCAGTCGCTTCCCGTGATGCCTTTGACAGGATTGAAATCCTTGAATGCGATCTGCACGCCGTACATCGGACCGTACTGGAAAATCAAATACCACAGCAGCGGCAGCGCCAGCATGAGGTACAGGTCGTACCGCGCCGCGATGCGTCTCCGCAGCCGGCGGGCCTCGGATGTACCGGTGCCGGATGCCGCGCGCCGCGGATCGGAAAGCGCCTCCTGCCTTTCAGGGGAGGATGTCATCGCCGGTCGCCTCTCTTTCTTCCAGGCGGACGGAGAGCCGGACGGCGGCAGCGCTCCCGTCCGGCCTCAGCTCCAGCCGATCAATGGGATTGGGTGTTGTCGAATGCGTTCTGATAGATTTCTTCCAGCCTCGGCAAGCCGAGCCCCTTCAGCGTCTTGGCGTACTCGTCCCACTTGTCCAGCGGAAGAGCCCCGGTGATGAACTTGGCGGTCGACTCCGCGACGTAGGCGTCGAGATCCTGGCGCAGCGTATCGAGCTCCTTGTTCGTTTTTTCATCCAGCAGAGGCGCGCCGTAGATTGCCTTGGGCAGGTAAGGATCCAGCTTCTTCTGCGCTTCCTGCACCGATGGCGGGTTGACCGCCGAAGCGTTCTTCTCGATGAGCAGCTGCGGCGCGCCCCCGCCCGGCCAGGACGTGAACTGTCCGATCGCCGTGCCCATTCCCCGCTTGTCGGTCCGGATGGACTCGTTGTATTCCGGCAGCCCGTCGGCCTTGAACGAGAAGGTCTGGCCCTCGATGCCGTAACGGAACAAGGTCGAGCCTTCCTCCCCGTAGAAATAGTCGATCCAGCGGATCGTCGCATCGGGATGTTTGTCGGCGGAGGTGACGGCGAAGGTGCCGAAGTCGCGGGCGACCGGCTTGGCCCAGACCGTCCGGATGCCTGCGGGACCGCTCAGGGGAGCGATGCCGGCATACTCGTCCTTCTTCTCCCCGAACGGATCGCCGGCCTGGTTATGCAGATAGCCTGCCTGAGCGGCAGCCATCTTGGCGTAATACTGCGTCGGCTTCTGGCTGAACACCTCCGGATCCAGCAGCTTCTCCGCATACAGCTTGTTCAGGAAGCCGAGGTAGTCCTTGTAGGCCTGATCGTCGAGCCAGCTGTCGACCTTGCCGTCCTTGATGTTGAGATTGTAGCCGAGCTGATAATCCAGTCCCCAGGAACCCGCGAGCGACGAGATGACTGCGGCCTGATCGAGCTCGGTCATCGGAATCTCGTCCTTCTTGCCGTTGCCGTTGGGATCCCCGTCTCGGAAAGCCGTCAGCACCCGCACGAGTTCGTCGGTCGTGGATGGCTCCCGGAGGTTCAGCTTCCTTAGCCACGCCGTGTTGAGCCAGGCTTTGTCGGTGCGTGCCGCGGGCAGCTCGATGACCGCGGGCAGCGCGTAGATATGGCCGTCCGGAGCCTTGATGGAGGCCAGAATCTCGGGGTTCTTCTCCAGCAGCGCCTTGAGGTTCGGCGCGTGCCGGTCGATCAGCTGCTCGAGCGGAACAAGCAGCCCGGAGCTGCCGTACTTGACGGCCTCCAGCGGCGTGATCGCCGCCTTGTAGAGCGCGTCGGGGAGCTCGTCCGAGGACAGCAGCAGGTTTTTGCGTTCCGCAAAACCCTCGGCGGGCACATCCTCCCACTGCACCTCGATGCCCGTCTTTTTCGCATAGTCCTGGAAAAAGAGCATGTCCTTGTACGGGCCGTTCAGCGGCGCGCGCTGCGCGAACATCTTCAGCTTGATCGGCGACTTCGCAATCGGGTAGCCGGTCTCGTTGAAGTCCGCCGCCTCCCGGGCCGCCCCTTCGGCACCCTCCGCTTTTGCCTTCGACGCCTCGCCTTTGTCGGACGAGCAGGCCGTCAGGCCGAGCAGCAGGGCGGCAGCGCAAAGTCCGGCGGCAGCTTGAAGCCTTCTTGTTTTCATGTCGGGATCCCCCTTGAATTCATTTATTCTTACTTAGTTCATGAATATAGTCGGAATTATAGGCGCAGAAACTCATCCGCCGGCAACCTGGTCCTGTCCCCGCTGCAGCCGGAAGGCGGTCGGAGAGATGCCGTAGTGGCGGCAGAAAGCTCTCGAGAAGGCGTACAAATCCGAATAGCCCAGCGACAGCGATACTTCCGTGACGGACAGGTCGTCTGCCGCAAGCAGCTCGGCGGCTTTGTCCATCCGCCTGTCGAGCAGGTACGCCTGGGGACTCATCCCGTAGCGGCGGCTGAATTCCGCATAGAGATGGGAGCGGTGCACGCCGGCCATCCTGGCGATGTCCGAGATCCGGATCGATTCCATGCAGTGGTGGCGGATGTACTCCTCGCAGGTCGCCAGCCAGCGGGGCTCGTTCCCCGCTGCCCGCTCCGGAGGCAGGTCGAGCAGGGAGAACAGCCGGTAGAGAGCCGCCTGGCGCCCGAATTCCTGGCCTTCGCCCGCATGCCGGTGAAAGTCGCCCCGGAGATGTTCGATCAGCCCTCCGCTCACCCCGCCCTGCACATAAGGCCGCTCCGGAGCCAGTCCGACCCGCTCCAGCACCTGCTGCGCCTGCGGGCCGTCGAAGGCGGCCCAGTGCATCGCAAGCGGCGAAGAAGGCATGTAGTCGCATACCCGGTAGCTATGCTTCTTGCCGGGATAGAGAGCGAACAGGTCCCCCTTGCGCAGCATGGCCGAGCCGCCTTCCCAGAGCAGCTCGACCGAGCCGTTCAGCACGAAATGAAGGGAATAACATTCGATCATGCGCGTTCCCACGGCATAATTGCTCTTGGCCGAAGTCCGGCCGGAACGAATCAGCCACACGCCCCCGAGCCGCTCGAAGGGAGTAGGCGTGTAATAGTGGAAGTCCGCGTATTCATGGCCGTACTCTCTCATTCGTCATCCCCCTTGTGCAGAGCCTGCGGCTTCCGCGCTCTCCCTGAGGCTCATCCGCATCGCTCCATGGGATTCCAGCCTATGCTGGCGCGGCGCCCTCCCGACGCTTGAAAAAAGACGCGGCACATCCATAGGTGTGCCGCGTCTCCAGTTGTCCGGCAGACTCGTTCAGGAATAAGCATACTTCGTTTTCGCTACGCATGCCAGACCCTTGGCATCGGCATCGCTTCCTTGCCGAGCTCCGCCCAGGCGTACCGCAGCAGCAGCTCCGCCTTGAGGGCAAGGCGATCCGGCTCGTCCCACAGGTTGCGCAGCTCGCCCGGATCCTCCTGCAGATCGAACAGCTCGCCGTAGGTCTGGTTGTAGTAGACGGTAAGCTTGTATCTCCGGTCCACATAGGTTTTCTGGTGGATCGTCGTCGGCTCATGCCGGAACTCGACGATGGCATGGCTGCGCGCCTCCTGCCGCTCTCCCCGCCATACGGCGCCCTGGTCCACTCCCGTCATCTCGGCGGGAACCGGGATGCCGCATAGGTTCAGGAAGCTCGGAGCCAGATCGACGAGCGACTGGATGGCATCGGACTGGCGTCCGGCCGGCACCCGTCCCGGCTGCCGTACGAGAAACGGGACCCGGATGAGATCCTCGTAGTGGAAGCCCCCCTTGTACTGCAGCCCGTGCTGGCCGAAAAAATGGCCGTGGTCCGTCGTGAACACGACCAGGGTGTCCTCCGCCAGCCCGAGCTCGTCGAGCTTGTCCAGAATGCGGCCGATATGCTTGTCCATCAGGCTGATCATGCCGTAGTAAGTCGCGACCAGCCGCCTTCTCTCTTCATCGGGCAGCAGATGGGATTGATAGCCGTGAATGCCGTAGCCCGTTTCCTTGAGATGGCCGAAATCCGGAGCCTCCGTCTGGGTCAGGCCGAAATGCGGCGGGTTGCGCTCATGCTCGCCCGCCGTGGCGGA encodes:
- a CDS encoding DEAD/DEAH box helicase — its product is MTTHRQPDPSLNRFHPVLAHWFAGSFGSPTDIQRRAWASIGEGEHTLLAAPTGSGKTLAALLPCLDLVLRSKEETGESLDGSMPPAGVRVIYVTPLKALNNDIYDHVAGFVEEIGRQHEQWLAPEHPAGYDQASQRITCAVRTGDTPASKRAAMLRKPPDVLVTTPESLYILLGSAKGRTMLRTTRQVIVDEIHDLAADKRGSHLSLTLERLEAWCGRPLQRIGLSATVRPMESVARFLGGWSPEAGGETEASDSAAPLLSSDGDGDGPAHPLGYLPRPVAIVESAMPKTMQVSVTMPDHSRLHRTRESVWFPIMDRLLQLMEGSRSTLVFVNSRRLAERLCLRMNDYTGREMCRAHHGSMDRSRRLEVERLLKAGELSCIVATSSLELGIDVGHVDLVIQIDSPLSAAAGIQRIGRAGHGVGEASRGVILSRQRGALPEIAVLSRMIAERDIEPIEIPRDALDVLSQQAVAMASGGEWTVEAMHRLIAGSDSYQAFPRGRLESMLAVLAGFYPFSRPLLEWDRGSGTVGPRSNSSMAAVTGAGTIPQSSAYPVHHADSRAHIGELDEEFVQESRVGDVFQLGTNSWMIRQISKDRVYVAETSNSFSEIPFWRNEAGSRSYLLGRKVAELWTELLERLEQGDEEALQAGNRNDRRPGRPPEAALAAMDGLEEGSSLPDEPVHPGDEPVIAELRERSGMDDRSARQLAALVRAQAASGVRPTRSRIAIEVYKDISNQTHIVIHNAWGRRVNRTWQLAIERRFEEALPYRLYGNAKDNGIEFVLPEWEPSWLQAVHSVSSDNLPELLLAAIPGSPLLAVAFRRIAETSLLLSRSFTRTPMWQMRLRSEELLRAALPYGDRFPYLAEAMRECMNVYLDLGRLRELLREIESGGIVLEVVHTSRPSPLASQFAADYVNMRIYEGDGLDGAVRAQLLQMSRELAGELFGAEALRGAVAPEVLEAERERLGRLAGGVRSEDDLYRLLKLRGDLEPEELLRLASSAVGSDEPGFAEPDGRAEADGWLTALRRQGRVAAYMPGGPAAERLVCADEAGVYAAFPEDQDSVSFIIERYISHLLSFTEQELAERYPALGADGSARLVSRLLEADRIQAAPFAEKGERLYASSLIAARVVRLSVQHARSRSEAADAVRWCGQMALRQHALQGSQLRGEHGLLQVLQSLQGFYFPLSHWESFILPSRLAAYRPEELDLLCASGEVLWLGRKEPGEKEGKIAFFLRDSRELYAPYLPRDDGGSAHPALLQALKAGGASFLTRIARDVGLPPSEAQEQLLELVWEGLVSNDQFAPLRAVSSAKPRSPKGRPGAWGGSGLGRWFWTGSLEGNAGAGPAERPAAADGSAPGGSPSAAAASARQGAAGTAAPPVASRSDSGTSSHEAVHPPAAAAGRQLAYPAEDSPALRWINHLLESYGILSRDLVAAVSPFSWDELLPLLKRLEEWGVLVRGFLIAGMPSMQFATREMAEAVRHPLPQDTARSLTVLSAADPANPFGLVADWPQEGKGVFARKPGNYLVLENGRWLYWIENNARKIHPLSASEGDQAREAEVLQEILRTIAIRQGLSRVIVEQWNGSPVDDTRGAGLLRDLGAEKDRHRFVLWKSQLKA
- a CDS encoding AraC family transcriptional regulator produces the protein MVPCSEIDQVIAYIHRHLFDPMPLARLARHISYSPSHFARLFKERTGLTPLYYVSSMRLERSKDMLLRTHLSIRDIGLEIGQQSLGTFTTRFTQRVGVSPAEFRQSALGADRDFESLRRLGDWRQPAVPIFREGCVSGIIEAAVPFEGFVLVGLFSKPIPEGLPLYGTLVRYPGSFRFDGVKPGTYYLMATSISWTMAGMDMLLPETTLRTRSKSPLTVLPGVPLPPQELLLHEPRLDDPPILVSLPLLMNNFLSKVRQGL
- a CDS encoding alpha-L-arabinofuranosidase C-terminal domain-containing protein, which codes for MGQKAAVSIDMQSAGEASIHPYLFGHFVEDIRDHMDAMLAFVLKDMDFEDEAAGGVSSGWHPVTDGKNTLYALEPAAPRHSGHSQKIRVFGADRCRGGIGQRVSVEGGSTYNVRIVARAMPEVRSFVCELADSRSGELLARSEVALESHNWRTYRFSLTPSRDAEQAEFRLTISSEEEGWRDSTGSGTLWLDHVSMLPSYSRGIVKREIVEMTRRLKPGMMRLAGNHISAYHFEHAIGPDLERPNMVNEAWGGWTNKYFGTDEFIAFCRDTETEPLICVNAGTGTPEEAAAWLEYCNGSADTPYGAIRARNGHPEPFGVKHWEIGNEIYGPWQHGHCSAEEFAERYLRFAEAMKAVDSGIVLLACGDCDPAWNRAMLRQAAHRIDLLTLHIYHGFGTTGIHPGTPKEERYRHAAAFPEVTREMIRQTAELLDAEPAYAHVKLAVTEYNTMYYPNTIREGLPEEHTLEAAVANAANLNEFLRQSHRVKIGSFSDLVNGWLGGCIRVGDVYSDQYRGRLPGWSGKSRIIYGTPSYHVMELYANRSIARVVPARTECDTYFWKGSAPAIGLGARELPVLDAVACLDGSGEILTVFLVNRGLEPLETEVRIEGALPAPLPLAGGGSGIGGAQLAPLAGGRPGREGESPAPHADAAALREELKPLQAKLWEIAGEDFEAINSVFEPERITVRERVWPENGPIVLKPHSVCVAELRLAR
- a CDS encoding carbohydrate ABC transporter permease, with amino-acid sequence MVRKSPAAAFPAASRTRMDGERVFDLAVYALSGLILIVVLYPLLFVLSASFSDPQKVLDGEMWLLPAGFTLDAYKEVLGYEGVWRSYGNTLLYTGVGTAVNLLLTTLAAYPLSRRDLPGRGLLMFGIAFTMFFSGGIIPTYLVVKDLHLVNTFWAMIVPTAIATYNLIVMRTYFQNGIPWELQEAALIDGCSNTRLLASVILPLSKPILAVMVLFYAVGHWNSYFNALIYLRDENLYPLQLVLRQILIVSQSSVLDDAGFGMAEKLLMGESIKYALIIIASIPVLLLYPFVQKHFVKGVMIGSIKE
- a CDS encoding ABC transporter permease subunit gives rise to the protein MTSSPERQEALSDPRRAASGTGTSEARRLRRRIAARYDLYLMLALPLLWYLIFQYGPMYGVQIAFKDFNPVKGITGSDWIGFDNFERFFSSYYFGRLLWNTVSISLLRLLIAFPLPILLALLVTEIRSDRFRKLLQNVTYIPHFISAVVIVGMLELFLDPRTGIVNLLLQAAGGQPVSFMESAGWFKTIFIGSNIWQNMGWQSIVYIAALSGINPQLYEAAKMDGASRLRRLWHISVPGILPVIVIMLILDVGSFMNIGFEKILLMQNNLNKGSSDVIQTFVYTNGILKGDYGYSSAIGLFNSVINFALLVLINGYARRKAETSLW
- a CDS encoding extracellular solute-binding protein; this encodes MKTRRLQAAAGLCAAALLLGLTACSSDKGEASKAKAEGAEGAAREAADFNETGYPIAKSPIKLKMFAQRAPLNGPYKDMLFFQDYAKKTGIEVQWEDVPAEGFAERKNLLLSSDELPDALYKAAITPLEAVKYGSSGLLVPLEQLIDRHAPNLKALLEKNPEILASIKAPDGHIYALPAVIELPAARTDKAWLNTAWLRKLNLREPSTTDELVRVLTAFRDGDPNGNGKKDEIPMTELDQAAVISSLAGSWGLDYQLGYNLNIKDGKVDSWLDDQAYKDYLGFLNKLYAEKLLDPEVFSQKPTQYYAKMAAAQAGYLHNQAGDPFGEKKDEYAGIAPLSGPAGIRTVWAKPVARDFGTFAVTSADKHPDATIRWIDYFYGEEGSTLFRYGIEGQTFSFKADGLPEYNESIRTDKRGMGTAIGQFTSWPGGGAPQLLIEKNASAVNPPSVQEAQKKLDPYLPKAIYGAPLLDEKTNKELDTLRQDLDAYVAESTAKFITGALPLDKWDEYAKTLKGLGLPRLEEIYQNAFDNTQSH
- a CDS encoding AraC family transcriptional regulator produces the protein MREYGHEYADFHYYTPTPFERLGGVWLIRSGRTSAKSNYAVGTRMIECYSLHFVLNGSVELLWEGGSAMLRKGDLFALYPGKKHSYRVCDYMPSSPLAMHWAAFDGPQAQQVLERVGLAPERPYVQGGVSGGLIEHLRGDFHRHAGEGQEFGRQAALYRLFSLLDLPPERAAGNEPRWLATCEEYIRHHCMESIRISDIARMAGVHRSHLYAEFSRRYGMSPQAYLLDRRMDKAAELLAADDLSVTEVSLSLGYSDLYAFSRAFCRHYGISPTAFRLQRGQDQVAGG